From the genome of Aspergillus fumigatus Af293 chromosome 1, whole genome shotgun sequence, one region includes:
- a CDS encoding putative MFS sugar transporter, which translates to MKLMQWPPRYVLASILCSCGGLLFGMDTGVIGPVTVMDSFVSKFGSQSATVHGLIVSSILIPAAISSFFAGYLADKLGRPTGISIGALIFGIGAAIEGAAARLAMFIVGRCIEGIGEGLYLGTLVVYICEISPTSVRGALATGPQLLITLGLVVGFFTCYGTARLESSFSWRTPYLILACLSVLFSAASFLFLVPSPRWLTLHGRHEEAARTWDLLGVGHAEREKVEVEQTREARTQIQILPACPATTLTPDLTPHTPAPPQRPLKLASHKLLDIFSKDVRARTALAVFLMGFQQLSGIDGVLYYAPLLFEQAGLTSSTATFFASGVSALVIFAVTIPGLLWADRWGRRHSIIAGGIGLSTTMFLIGALYAADAVHPSSGPGRWLVIVAIYLFAVIFSLTWAICIKVYAAEIQPQRTRASATSLAHGSNWVTNFLVALTTPILLAKSSFGAYFLFGGCTLLTALVCALFMPETKGKSLDEIEEAFKSKSLGSHLAKAIRPITRSSN; encoded by the exons GATGGACACTGGCGTCATCGGCCCTGTCACCGTCATGGACAGCTTCGTGTCGAAGTTTGGTAGTCAATCTGCCACCGTCCACGGATTGATAGTCTCATCCATCCTCATTCCAGCAGCTATATCGTCTTTCTTCGCAGGCTACTTAGCAGATAAGCTGGGCAGACCCACAGGAATCAGCATCGGGGCTTTGATATTCGGTATCGGCGCTGCTATCGAAGGTGCAGCAGCCCGACTTGCCATGTTCATTGTCGGGAGGTGCATTGAGGGTATAGGCGAGGGCCTGTACCTGGGTACGCTGGTCGT GTACATCTGCGAGATCTCTCCAACGAGCGTAAGAGGCGCATTGGCCACCGGGCCGCAATTGCTCATCACTCTTGGTCTAGTAGTGGGCTTTTTCACCTGCTACGGAACCGCCCGGCTTgagtcttccttctcatGGCGCACACCATACCTCATCCTCGCATGTCTCTCCGTCCTCTTCTCAGCCGCCtcattcctcttcctcgtcccgTCCCCCCGCTGGCTGACACTCCACGGCCGCCACGAGGAAGCCGCAAGGACGTGGGACCTCCTCGGTGTCGGCCATGCCGAACGCGAGAAGGTGGAAGTCGAACAGACCCGAGAAGCAAGAACCCAGATCCAGATCCTCCCCGCCTGCCCAGCAACTACTCTCACCCCGGACCTTACCCCCCACACCCCCGCCCCGCCGCAAAGACCCCTCAAACTAGCCAGCCACAAGCTCCTcgacatcttctccaaggacGTCCGCGCCCGCACCGCCCTCGCCGTCTTCCTCATGGGCTTCCAGCAGCTCTCCGGCATCGACGGCGTCCTCTACTACGCCCCGCTCCTCTTCGAACAAGCCGGCCTCACCTCCTCGACCGCCACTTTCTTCGCCTCGGGCGTCTCCGCcctcgtcatcttcgccgTGACCATCCCAGGCCTCCTCTGGGCCGACCGCTGGGGCCGCAGACACAGCATCATCGCCGGCGGCATCGGCCTCAGCACCACCATGTTCCTCATCGGCGCCCTCTACGCCGCCGACGCCGTCCACCCGTCCTCCGGCCCCGGCCGCTGgctcgtcatcgtcgccatctACCTCTTcgccgtcatcttctccctcaCCTGGGCCATCTGCATCAAAGTCTACGCCGCGGAGATCCAGCCCCAGCGCACCCGCGCCTCGGCCACCAGTCTCGCGCACGGCAGCAACTGGGTCACTAACTTCCTAGTCGCGCTGACCACCCCCATCCTCCTGGCCAAGAGTAGTTTCGGCGCGTACTTTCTCTTCGGCGGGTGTACGCTGCTGACGGCGTTGGTTTGCGCTCTCTTCATGCCGGAGACTAAGGGGAAGTCGCTTGATGAGATCGAGGAGGCGTTCAAGTCCAAGTCGCTGGGCTCGCATTTGGCAAAAGCCATCAGGCCCATCACCCGGTCGTCGAATTGA
- a CDS encoding EF hand domain protein yields the protein MADSAQRHPNLNLTPEEKRVFYQLFQAADTTNLGVITGEVAVPFFEKTKLAPETLGLIWQIADKENRGLLTPSGFGVVLRLIGHAQAGRAPTEELALQPGPLPKFEGVIIEPTSPTSRSAGATSPPPVSGPIRVPPLNPEDVNKFTALFEKSDVSRSGVISGDIAKQIFERARLPNEILGRIWNLADTKQRGALDATEFIIAMHLLTSYKSGAMRGIPQTLPPGLYEAAARRGPVRTSVGSRPALDVPPVPAIPRQFTGPQRTQSPLNRSQFGTPLTAQSTGGDWLITPAEKAQFDTIFGTIDTAKLGVITGDQAVGFFMKAQLPEEVLAQIWDLADIDADGQLTKDEFAVAMYLVRSQRTGKEPLPQTLPPALVPPSMRRPTTAQAVPPPPPSVRSAADDLFGLDAFSAPPAPAAPSQVPQSTGGSNTPFQTPGSPTSRASPPANSTTFKPFIPTSSFGQSLQPQITGASAGAPPPVRSPPPPSDDLLGDNDPEESSKLTQETAELANLSNQIGSLAKEMQNVQTKRTSAEHELSQTSQQKRDFETRLAQARAMYEQEVKNFKALEERLNASKAETKRLQQEYALIEGSRQDLQTQYNQVSAALTADQQENANLKEKIRQANAAVAQLKPALEKARSDARQQKGLVAINKKQLATVEGERDKIQEEMDTLSKEQPQGSDESAAPALASPALSTASQNNNPFFRRTTTASSDGQGASPQVSSEQQRAFDSLFGTAFAPPTTATPPPPTSFRADSRQASLHSPVTSGVPTPSVSPPPSVGTVPEPPQSRQFTPNVLPLAETQSVTSSTKPSPPGSRFGGPESSTVGTPAPAGATEIPSASPEHGEVRSPFEEFEESKRFPEVPVVSGETARADTSATANENQTAAKDPSFDELFGGPAHQRSRSQNANDFEEAFAAMKQGAGATKPNGTAPAALSEFPPIRELADDDDDDDSSDSEAPLGFDDNFTPTVPPQEQQTSKTDPIEPSQLEAFPAPGSITPSQPPSTEAQKSPPKYDESAEKEASGGMPPEFNGLLPKREDPTRAPDAPHSVEAGTGAPMVGGEPQRDAPGAAPALAATKPSAPDFEAAFAGMELAPAKEAEDDDDAETEPFDNKNTADFDFSFDAPSQQKMGVLGGSTEHANHSDFFSFEQQVNASNQGTAVSPAASNSQPAAHDWEALFAPLDNAQGASTGTNGATQPAASGDGKPPGWALQADSVEDDQILQRLTGMGFPRDESLAALEKFDYNIDKAVDFLTSKS from the exons ATGGCTGACAGCG CACAACGCCATCCAAATCTCAATTTGACACCCGAAGAGAAACGGGTGTTTTACCAGCTCTTTCAGGCTGCTGATACCACCAACCTCGGTGTCATCACCGGCGAGGTTGCCGTTCCTTTCTTCGAGAAGACCAAGCTTGCACCGGAGACACTCGGACTG ATATGGCAGATCGCAGATAAGGAGAACAGGGGGCTCTTGACCCCATCTGGCTTTGGTGTCGTTTTGCGTCTCATTGGACACGCCCAGGCTGGTCGCGCACCTACAGAGGAGCTAGCCTTGCAAC CTGGGCCGCTGCCTAAGTTTGAAGGCGTCATTATTGAACCTACATCTCCCACCTCTCGCTCCGCTGGTGCGACCAGCCCACCACCAGTTAGTGGGCCAATTCGAGTCCCTCCACTCAACCCGGAAGACGTCAATAAATTCACAGCGCTATTTGAGAAGTCTGATGTGTCGAGGAGCGGGGTTATCTCAG GCGACATCGCTAAGCAAATCTTTGAACGCGCACGGTTACCAAACGAGATTCTTGGCCGCATTTGGAACCTAGCAGACACGAAGCAACGAGGCGCCCTCGATGCCACAGAATTCATCATCGCTATGCACCTCTTGACCTCCTACAAGTCGGGCGCCATGAGGGGCATCCCTCAGACTTTACCTCCTGGCTTGTATGAGGCGGCAGCACGAAGGGGCCCGGTGCGAACCTCCGTGGGGTCCCGACCCGCCCTCGACGTTCCTCCAGTCCCTGCCATTCCGCGACAGTTCACCGGACCCCAGCGGACTCAAAGCCCTCTGAATAGGTCCCAGTTCGGAACACCGCTCACTGCGCAGTCGACGGGCGGAGATTGGCTTATCACGCCAGCAGAGAAGGCACAATTCGATACCATATTTGGAACGATTGATACTGCGAAGTTGGGCGTCATCACTGGTGACCAGGCCGTAGGATTCTTCATGAAAGCTCAATTGCCTGAAGAAGTCCTAGCTCAGATTTGGGATCTCGCGGATATTGACGCTGACGGGCAATTGACGAAGGACGAATTTGCGGTCGCAATGTATCTGGTTCGTTCACAGCGTACAGGAAAGGAGCCCTTGCCGCAGACGCTTCCTCCCGCTTTGGTTCCTCCTAGTATGCGGCGTCCTACCACGGCGCAGGCAGTGCCGCCGCCTCCCCCAAGTGTCCGGTCTGCTGCGGATGACCTCTTCGGTCTTGACGCATTTTCTGCTCCTCCCGCACCTGCAGCACCTTCACAAGTACCCCAGTCCACAGGAGGTTCCAACACGCCGTTCCAGACGCCGGGTTCACCCACCTCCAGAGCGTCACCTCCAGCCAACTCGACGACTTTTAAGCCTTTCATTCCGACTTCCTCATTTGGTCAGAGTCTCCAGCCTCAAATAACTGGCGCTTCAGCCGGTGCCCCGCCACCAGTCCGTTCACCACCGCCTCCATCGGATGACCTTCTAGGTGACAACGACCCTGAGGAATCCAGTAAACTCACACAGGAAACGGCCGAGCTGGCAAATCTATCCAACCAAATAGGCTCGCTCGCCAAGGAGATGCAAAACGTTCAGACGAAGCGCACTTCTGCGGAGCACGAGCTGTCTCAGACATCTCAGCAAAAGCGTGACTTTGAGACTCGCTTAGCGCAAGCCAGAGCGATGTATGAACAGGAGGTCAAAAATTTCAAAGCTCTTGAGGAGCGACTGAACGCCTCTAAGGCGGAGACTAAGAGGTTGCAACAAGAATATGCGTTGATCGAGGGCAGTAGGCAAGATTTGCAGACTCAATATAACCAAGTTTCTGCTGCTTTGACCGCCGACCAACAGGAGAATGCGAACTTGAAAGAGAAAATTCGCCAAGCTAATGCTGCTGTCGCCCAGCTTAAGCCTGCCCTCGAGAAAGCGCGCTCTGACGCTCGGCAGCAAAAAGGCCTTGTCGCGATCAACAAGAAGCAATTAGCTACAGTGGAAGGTGAACGCGACAAAatccaggaggagatggacACGCTCTCGAAGGAACAACCTCAAGGATCCGACGAAAGCGCTGCACCCGCGCTCGCAAGCCCTGCTCTGTCCACGGCCAGTCAAAACAACAACCCATTCTTCAGGCGGACTACCACAGCATCAAGCGACGGGCAGGGAGCGTCCCCCCAGGTTTCGAGCGAACAGCAACGTGCTTTTGACAGCCTCTTTGGCACTGCCTTTGCTCCTCCGACCACTGCTACACCCCCACCTCCCACTTCATTCCGCGCCGACTCTCGGCAGGCTTCGCTCCACTCTCCTGTTACATCCGGGGTACCAACCCCCTCTGTATCACCGCCACCTTCGGTTGGGACCGTGCCTGAACCCCCGCAGTCTCGGCAGTTCACCCCTAACGTTCTTCCCTTAGCCGAGACACAATCTGTGACCTCATCTACCAAGCCATCTCCGCCAGGTAGCAGATTTGGTGGTCCTGAGTCATCAACTGTAGGGACTCCAGCCCCAGCAGGTGCCACCGAAATTCCCTCTGCGAGTCCAGAACACGGGGAAGTACGGTCTCCCTTCGAGGAGTTCGAAGAGTCTAAGCGCTTCCCCGAAGTTCCAGTCGTCTCTGGGGAAACAGCAAGAGCAGACACTTCGGCTACTGCCAACGAGAACCAGACAGCCGCAAAGGACCCCAGCTTCGATGAGCTGTTTGGCGGTCCAGCACATCAGAGGTCACGGTCTCAGAACGCGAATgattttgaagaagctttTGCTGCTATGAAACAGGGTGCTGGAGCAACCAAGCCTAATGGTACAGCTCCTGCTGCGCTCTCCGAGTTCCCGCCGATCCGTGAGCtcgccgatgatgacgatgacgacgacagcTCTGATAGCGAGGCACCCTTGGGTTTCGATGACAATTTCACACCGACTGTTCCACCCCAAGAACAGCAAACGTCTAAGACGGACCCGATTGAGCCATCTCAGTTGGAAGCGTTTCCTGCTCCAGGGTCTATAACTCCTAGTCAGCCTCCTTCCACTGAGGCCCAGAAAAGCCCACCAAAATATGATGAGAGCGCAGAGAAGGAGGCATCTGGCGGTATGCCACCTGAATTCAACGGCCTTTTGCCAAAGCGTGAAGATCCCACACGCGCTCCGGATGCACCTCATTCAGTAGAAGCAGGCACTGGTGCCCCGATGGTTGGCGGAGAGCCGCAGCGGGATGCCCCCGGCGCTGCACCTGCTTTGGCCGCGACCAAGCCTAGTGCTCCCGATTTTGAGGCTGCTTTTGCTGGAATGGAGCTTGCCCCCGCGAAAGAAGcggaagacgatgatgacgccGAGACTGAGCCGTTTGACAATAAGAATACTGCAGATTTCGACTTCTCTTTCGACGCGCCTTCACAGCAGAAGATGGGGGTACTCGGTGGAAGCACTGAGCATGCCAACCACTCTGATTTCTTCAGCTTTGAACAACAGGTGAACGCCTCAAATCAAGGTACCGCCGTATCACCGGCAGCTTCCAACTCGCAACCAGCGGCGCACGACTGGGAGGCCCTCTTCGCGCCTCTGGACAATGCTCAAGGCGCCTCCACAGGTACCAATGGGGCAACGCAACCTGCGGCGTCTGGGGATGGCAAACCGCCCGGATGGGCCCTTCAGGCTGACTCTGTGGAAGACGACCAAATCCTTCAACGGCTCACGGGTATGGGGTTTCCCCGCGATGAATCGCTCGCTGCATTAGAGAAGTTCGACTACAACATTGACAAG GCGGTGGACTTCTTGACCTCCAAGTCTTAA
- a CDS encoding tubulin alpha chain produces MREVISLNVGQAGCQIANSCWELYCLEHGIQPDGYLTEERKKADPDHGFSTFFSETGQGKYVPRTIYCDLEPNVVDEVRTGTYRSLFHPENMITGKEDASNNYARGHYTVGKEMIDQVLDKVRRVADNCAGLQGFLVFHSFGGGTGSGFGALLMERLSVDYGKKSKLEFCVYPAPQNATSVVEPYNSILTTHTTLEHSDCSFMVDNEAIYDICRRNLGIERPSYENLNRLIAQVVSSITASLRFDGSLNVDLNEFQTNLVPYPRIHFPLVAYAPVISAAKASHEANSVNEITSACFEPNNQMVKCDPRNGKYMATCLLYRGDVVPKETHAAVATLKTKRTIQFVDWCPTGFKIGICYQPPQQVPGGDLAKLDRAVCMLSNTTAIAEAWSALDHKFDLMYSKRAFVHWYVGEGMEEGEFSEAREDLAALERDYEEVAADSMDEEVEAEY; encoded by the exons ATGAGAGAAGTCATCAGTTTGAACG TCGGTCAGGCTGGTTGCCAGATCGCCAACTCTTGCTGGGAG CTCTACTGCTTGGAGCACGGCATTCAG CCCGATGGTTACTTGACcgaggagcgcaagaaggccgacCCCGACCACGGATTCAGCACTTTCTTCTCTGAAACTG GCCAGGGCAAATATGTTCCCCGTACCATCTACTGTGATCTCGAGCCCAATGTGGTCGATGAGGTCCGCACCGGCACCTACCGTAGCCTTTTCCACCCCGAGAACATGATCACGGGCAAGGAGGATGCCTCTAACAACTATGCTCGTGGTCACTACACCGTTGGAAAGGAGATGATCGACCAGGTTCTCGACAAGGTCCGCAGGGTTGCCGACAACTGCGCTGGTCTCCAGGGATTCCTGGTCTTCCACTCTTTCGGTGGTGGTACCGGTTCCGGTTTCGGTGCTCTGCTGATGGAGCGTCTCTCTGTGGACTATGGCAAGAAGTCGAAGCTGGAATTCTGCGTCTACCCTGCTCCCCAGAACGCCACCTCCGTTGTTGAGCCCTACAACTCCATCCTGACCACTCACACCACCCTGGAGCACTCCGACTGCAGCTTCATGGTCGACAACGAGGCCATCTACGACATTTGCCGCCGCAACCTCGGCATTGAGCGCCCCAGCTACGAGAACCTGAACCGCCTGATCGCTCAGGTTGTTTCCTCCATCACCGCCTCCCTGCGTTTCGATGGTTCCCTCAACGTCGATCTGAACGAATTCCAGACCAACCTGGTCCCCTACCCCCGTATCCACTTCCCCCTGGTCGCCTACGCTCCCGTCATCTCTGCTGCCAAGGCTTCCCACGAGGCCAACTCTGTCAACGAGATCACCTCTGCTTGCTTTGAGCCCAACAACCAGATGGTCAAGTGTGACCCCCGCAACGGCAAGTACATGGCCACCTGCCTGCTCTACCGTGGTGATGTTGTGCCCAAGGAGACCCACGCCGCTGTTGCTACCCTCAAGACCAAGCGCACCATCCAGTTCGTTGACTGGTGCCCTACTGGTTTCAAGATCGGTATTTGCTACCAGCCTCCTCAGCAGGTTCCCGGTGGTGACCTGGCCAAGCTCGACCGTGCTGT CTGCATGCTGTCCAACACCACGGCCATCGCCGAGGCCTGGTCTGCTCTCGACCACAAGTTCGACCTCATGTACTCCAAGCGTGCCTTCGTCCACTGGTACGTTGGTGAGGGTATGGAGGAAGGTGAATTCTCCGAGGCCCGTGAGGACCTGGCTGCCCTCGAGCGTGATTACGAGGAGGTCGCCGCCGACTCGATGGATGAGGAAGTCGAGGCCGAGTACTAG
- the erdS gene encoding aspartyl-tRNA synthetase, cytoplasmic: protein MSIKRALSKIRPKADDDSSKSNLSNGSSPRRSIFSSFLRDRDYVSSSDDGSDDSGSGSLSRNQQKRLAREQRRKQRSRLSEEQQSDDSERRHKEEIAQAAREETAEMKARYGELPLLQSTSRPREPRIRLEDISSSSVGQEVFFTARLHIIRRMSARLVFLVFRQRLTTFQGVLHEKPGAKSIAMVQWAEHLRLGSIVRVRGIVQTPQVPVLGCSIHDVELDVEQIHLVVHREEPVPFSVYEAEIRTAEEDKVEGRRSHLPDRTRLNNRILDLRTPTSQSIFRLQSALCNIFRSSLDEQGFIEIHTPKLQGSATESGASVFQVNYFGRDAFLAQSPQLAKQMAIAADFERVYEIGAVFRAENSNTHRHLTEYTGLDIEMAIEEHYHEMLDVLDAVIKNMLKGVYGRYRREIEIVKHQFPSEDVVWLEETPIIRFSDGIKMLNESGWRDEDGNPLPEDDDLHTRDEIRLGELVKEKYGTDYYILDKFPVAARPFYAMPDPEDPRFTNSFDIFIRGQEIVSGGQRIHDPRMLEESMRRSGINPDTMEDYLEGFRWGAPPHAGAGVGLERLLMLLLKLGNIRLASLFHRDPKSFPPKPPALLLRHPESSTIEPPWQREGRGSLAKDESELQPLEHLIANYGDATSTSWGDERFKIWRDMATGAAVSYVPSSNNYAVIPGNPLCDPSQYNRIITQFLQWMRRETKYKPIWLLCSPEVESILGDKLGWRSLSCIAEERVDPSRNQAASDGEIARKIRRAENEGIKIVEMKYGEMVPDDVREKIDARIQDWLANRKGTQVHLSEIHPWRDSEHRWYFYAVDKSGTICAFVALAMLSPHFGMQVKYSFDFPGSPNGVIEYIVTHAIQTAARAGTKSLTFGAGATATLTPGHNLHGAKIKMLQHTYETLAKQFHLVRKSEFRAKLGAHEEPLYIAYPPHGLGSRGIRAVLHFFED from the coding sequence ATGTCGATCAAACGTGCTTTGTCTAAGATCAGGCCCAAAGCCGATGACGATTCGAGCAAATCAAACCTATCTAATGGGTCCTCGCCGCGTCGCAGCATCTTCAGTAGCTTCTTACGCGATCGCGATTATGTTTCCTCCTCTGACGATGGCTCCGACGATTCGGGGTCGGGTTCGCTGAGCAGAAACCAGCAGAAGCGCTTGGCTCGCGAACAGCGTCGAAAACAGCGCAGTCGACTCAGCGAGGAACAACAATCGGATGACTCCGAGCGGCGTCATAAGGAAGAGATCGCGCAGGCGGCTCGCGAAGAGACAGCCGAAATGAAGGCCCGCTATGGAGAGCTGCCCTTGCTCCAGTCCACTAGCCGTCCGCGAGAACCTCGGATTCGTCTGGAGGATATCTCTTCGAGCAGTGTCGGCCAGGAAGTCTTCTTCACAGCCCGCCTGCACATTATACGCCGGATGAGCGCGAGGCtagtcttcctcgtcttccgtcAGCGTCTCACTACCTTCCAAGGGGTCCTTCACGAGAAACCTGGGGCCAAATCCATTGCGATGGTTCAGTGGGCCGAACATCTACGCCTGGGTTCCATCGTGCGCGTGCGCGGCATCGTCCAAACGCCCCAGGTGCCAGTGCTGGGCTGCTCTATTCATGACGTCGAGCTTGATGTCGAACAGATTCACCTGGTCGTCCACCGCGAGGAACCGGTTCCCTTTAGCGTCTACGAGGCCGAAATTCGCACCGCAGAGGAAGACAAGGTCGAAGGCCGCCGCAGTCACTTACCGGACCGTACACGGCTGAACAACCGTATCTTGGACTTGCGCACTCCAACGTCGCAATCCATCTTCCGCCTTCAGTCTGCGCTCTGCAATATCTTCCGATCTTCCCTTGACGAGCAAGGCTTCATAGAGATCCACACCCCCAAGCTGCAAGGCTCTGCCACCGAGTCCGGTGCCAGTGTCTTCCAAGTGAACTATTTCGGTCGCGATGCTTTCTTGGCCCAGAGTCCCCAGCTCGCCAAGCAGATGGCTATTGCAGCCGACTTTGAGCGAGTGTACGAGATCGGTGCTGTGTTTCGGGCCGAGAACTCCAACACTCACCGCCATCTGACCGAGTACACGGGTCTCGATATCGAGATGGCGATCGAGGAGCATTATCACGAGATGTTGGACGTTTTGGATGCCGTGATCAAGAACATGCTGAAGGGGGTCTATGGCCGCTACCGCCGCGAGATCGAGATTGTCAAGCATCAGTTCCCCTCGGAGGACGTTGTGTGGCTCGAAGAGACACCCATCATCCGATTTTCGGATGGCATCAAGATGCTCAACGAGTCCGGATGGcgtgatgaggatggcaaCCCACTGCCGGAAGACGATGACCTGCATACCCGAGACGAGATACGGTTGGGTGAGCttgtcaaggagaagtaTGGGACCGATTACTACATTCTTGACAAGTTTCCGGTCGCAGCTCGTCCGTTTTACGCAATGCCCGATCCCGAAGACCCGCGCTTCACCAACTCCTTTGATATCTTTATTCGAGGCCAGGAGATTGTCTCTGGCGGGCAGCGTATTCACGACCCGCGGATGCTGGAGGAGAGCATGCGGCGCTCGGGCATCAATCCGGACACGATGGAGGATTACTTGGAGGGCTTTCGCTGGGGCGCTCCTCCGCACGCTGGAGCCGGTGTTGGCCTGGAGCGGTTGCTGATgcttcttctcaaattgGGCAACATTCGTCTCGCGTCGCTCTTCCACCGGGACCCCAAGAGTTTCCCGCCTAAGCCCCCGGCTTTGCTGCTTCGTCATCCCGAATCGTCCACGATTGAGCCACCGTGGCAACGGGAGGGACGCGGATCACTCGCGAAGGACGAAAGCGAGTTGCAGCCATTGGAGCACCTGATCGCCAACTATGGAGATGCCACGTCCACCTCGTGGGGCGATGAGCGTTTCAAGATTTGGCGAGACATGGCCACCGGGGCCGCCGTCTCATACGTCCCCAGCAGTAACAACTATGCAGTGATTCCCGGCAACCCTTTATGTGATCCCTCGCAGTACAACCGCATCATCACGCAGTTCCTGCAGTGGATGCGACGTGAGACCAAGTACAAACCTATCTGGCTTCTTTGCTCCCCAGAAGTTGAAAGTATTCTGGGCGACAAGCTCGGATGGCGCAGCTTGTCCTGCATTGCTGAGGAGCGTGTGGATCCGTCCCGCAACCAGGCCGCGTCTGATGGCGAAATTGCACGGAAGATTCGGCGCGCGGAGAACGAGGGTATCAAGATCGTCGAGATGAAGTACGGCGAGATGGTCCCCGACGACGTCCGGGAGAAGATTGATGCACGGATCCAGGATTGGCTGGCGAATCGTAAGGGCACTCAGGTGCATCTGTCGGAGATCCATCCTTGGCGTGATTCGGAGCACCGTTGGTACTTCTACGCTGTGGACAAGTCGGGCACCATCTGTGCCTTTGTTGCCTTGGCCATGCTGTCTCCTCATTTCGGCATGCAGGTCAAGTATAGCTTCGACTTTCCAGGCTCTCCCAACGGGGTCATTGAGTACATCGTGACTCATGCCATCCAAACAGCTGCCAGGGCCGGCACCAAGTCACTTACTTTCGGAGCCGGTGCAACTGCCACACTGACGCCCGGCCATAACCTGCACGGAGCCAAGATCAAGATGCTCCAGCACACCTATGAGACTCTGGCCAAGCAATTCCATCTCGTGCGCAAGAGTGAATTCAGGGCCAAACTGGGGGCTCATGAAGAACCTCTCTACATCGCATACCCACCGCATGGGCTGGGTTCCAGGGGTATTCGGGCGGTTCTGCACTTCTTTGAAGACTAA
- the erdH gene encoding alpha/beta hydrolase: MASHAPPRWWLYIQAVFWRFLMRIGMFFHNLPAPRPPRPAFVRSVRSGNSQIRLHFYCPPDYQKIRREGRRLPVVINFHGGGFTLGCPTDDSRWAQCILEDVGAVVVSVGYRRSPEHPFPAAVDDGVEALQYLAAHATELGLDVTRIALSGFSAGGNLAVTVPLRLRSLMAKEQHGPPLDRANSTQQLLDTSGDISIVALFCWYPILDFEESRAFRRAASIMPEQTLPKFLTDLFDNSYLPNHEHRRSPYASPVRATDEILADALPHDIFLYICEWDMLMNEGQLFMRRLKDSGKHARAMMIEKARHAWDKSPNPFRDQAKVNVLYRDACADMKAIFDR; encoded by the coding sequence ATGGCCTCTCATGCCCCTCCTCGATGGTGGCTCTACATCCAGGCCGTCTTTTGGCGGTTCCTGATGCGAATAGGAATGTTCTTTCACAACTTACCGGCTCCCCGTCCTCCCCGTCCAGCCTTTGTCCGATCCGTTCGTTCCGGCAACTCGCAGATCCGTCTACATTTCTACTGCCCACCTGACTACCAAAAAATTCGGAGAGAGGGCCGCCGGCTACCCGTAGTGATTAACTTTCACGGAGGCGGGTTCACACTGGGATGTCCCACCGACGACTCCCGCTGGGCTCAATGCATCCTGGAGGATGTCGGAGCAGTGGTAGTCAGTGTCGGGTACCGTCGAAGTCCGGAGCATCCGTTCCCCGCTGCTGTAGATGATGGTGTGGAAGCACTGCAATATCTGGCCGCCCATGCCACCGAACTGGGCTTGGATGTGACCCGAATTGCTCTGAGTGGTTTCTCAGCGGGCGGCAACCTCGCTGTCACTGTGCCTCTACGGCTGCGAAGCTTGATGGCCAAGGAGCAGCATGGTCCCCCACTCGATCGGGCGAATTCGACGCAACAGCTTCTTGATACGTCGGGCGATATTAGCATCGTCGCTCTCTTCTGCTGGTACCCGATCCTGGACTTTGAGGAGTCGCGTGCTTTCCGCCGCGCGGCGAGCATCATGCCAGAACAGACGCTTCCGAAGTTCCTGACCGATCTATTCGATAACTCCTACCTGCCGAATCATGAACACCGTCGCTCGCCCTACGCATCCCCTGTCCGAGCGACAGACGAGATACTGGCCGACGCTTTACCCCACGATATCTTTCTGTACATCTGCGAATGGGACATGCTGATGAACGAGGGCCAGCTGTTCATGCGGCGACTGAAGGATTCCGGCAAACACGCTCGGGCTATGATGATTGAAAAAGCCCGACATGCCTGGGACAAGTCCCCGAATCCCTTCCGAGATCAAGCCAAGGTCAATGTTCTCTACCGCGATGCCTGCGCGGACATGAAAGCGATTTTTGACAGATAG